CCGCGCTGTCCGCTCGATCATGTCGGTGACTGCATTTGAACAGTCCCGCCGTTTACATCGCGTGATTCGGGATCAAAGCGGAACCATCAACTCCGACGGCTCGACGCTCCGCAGACGCCGTCGACGCAGCGTCCCTGCGGCGGGGCGACCCCCGATTCGCCGATGCGTCGGTTCGGGTTTGCGCGCGCCGGCTCGGCCGGGAGGCGCTCCAAGTTCGGCGGGATGCTCTCAGCGTCGCGCCCGCCCGCCGGCCGAGCCGGGGAGAAGTTGAAGCGGCGCCTCAGGCGGCGCGGCTCGCCAGCGCCTCACGCATCGTCGTCGCGACCATCCCGTTCTGGAGCTGGTCGCGCGGGACGAGCAGCGCGTCGGGCACCCGGGCCGAGACCTCCGGGCCCATGGCGTCGACCGGATCGCGGGCGAGAATGATGCGCAGGCCCGGCCGCAGGGTCCGCGCCTCGACGGCGAGCTGCGCGCAGCACAATCCGCCATGGAGCGCGGTATCCACCACCATCACGTCGACCGGCAGGCCGAGGGCCAGCACCGTCATGGCATCGACGCCGCGGTCGCAGGCGGTGACTTGGTAACCCAGCATCCGGACCTGCGCCGAGACCTCGTCGCGCCAGCGCTTGTGGCGGCCGACAACCAGCACCTGAATACGGTAGCAGCTGCCTTGGGGAAGGCTGTCAGAGGCAGTCTCGACGTCGGCTGGGGGC
This window of the Methylobacterium tardum genome carries:
- a CDS encoding histidine kinase, which translates into the protein MPPADVETASDSLPQGSCYRIQVLVVGRHKRWRDEVSAQVRMLGYQVTACDRGVDAMTVLALGLPVDVMVVDTALHGGLCCAQLAVEARTLRPGLRIILARDPVDAMGPEVSARVPDALLVPRDQLQNGMVATTMREALASRAA